The Amycolatopsis methanolica 239 nucleotide sequence ATCAGGGTGGCCCGGTCGCAGCGGTCGACGAGCGTGCCGGACGGGAGGGACAGCAGCAGCCACGGCAGGTAGGTCACGGCGGACAGGATCGCGATCAGCCGCGGATCGGGTGTGAGAGTCGTGGCCAGCAACGGGATCGCCGCGGTGAACACGCCGTCGCCGAGGGCGTCGACGGCCGATGCCCACCACAGCCGCCAGTAGGTACCGGTCATGCGGTGAGGGTGTCGGCCCCGGGTCGCGGTGCGGCACCGTTGAGCGCTGGGCTACATACTCGGATCATGCCCCTGACGGTCGAACTGGACGTGTCCGAGCTGGCGGCGACGCGGTTCGCGATCTCGCCGCTGTCGGAAACAGTCGCGGGGTTGCAACAGCTGGCGGGGCACGTGCGGCGGGCGGTGCACCTGCCGTGGGTGCGGTGGGCGGAGGCCGAACTCGCCCGGGAGGCGTTGGACCTGCCCGGGTTGTGGCCGCTGATCGCCGGGGGCCGGGAGAGCTGGCCGTCGTTCCTGATCCCGGCGCCACGGGGCGCGGGTCCTTCGCTCGTGGACGATCTGGAGGTGGTGCGGCGGACCACGGCCGGCCAGGTGCGCGCGAGCCTCGGCCGTGTCTTCGGTGCCGTTCTCCCGGACAGTGTGGTCCCGTTGGCTGCCCAACCGCGCGAAGGCCTGGAAATGATCACCGACGAGCTGCGGGCGGCGTATCGCCGGTTGATCGAGCCGCATTGGCCGCGGATCCGGGCGGCCCTGGAGGCGGACGTGGTGTACCGCGCGCGGCAGCTCGCATCGGGCGGGGCGGCGCGGCTGTTCGGCGGCCTGCACCCGGACCTGCGCTGGCGCGCGGGCCGGCTGGTGCTGGCCGGTGCGGACCGGGTGGTCGAGCTGGGGCCGGGTGGCCTGGTGCTGATGCCCGTCGCCCTCGGCCCGGCGCACGTGATGATCAAGTGCCACACGACAACGCAGACGACGATCCGCTACCCGGCGCGTGGAGTGGGTTCGTTGTGGCCGGCGACGCTGCCCGCCCTGCCGCCAGTGGCACCTGTTCGTGCCCCGGCTCGCCGGTCCGCGCCCCGGAGAGCCGGGCCGCCGGCTGCTGCTGGGCGCGGCTCGGCCGGCCGGTCCGCGCCCCGGTCGGCCGGCCACGTCACGCCGTCGGCGGAGACTGTGCGCGGTTCGGCAGACCGATCCGCGCCGCAGCCGGTCAACCACGCCGCCCCACCGGCGATTACCACCCACGCCCCGGTGGACCGGTCCGCACCCCACCCGGCCAACCAAGTCGCGTCACCGTCGGTGGCCGTCCGCAGTTCGGCGCACCAGTCCGCGTCGCAGCCGGCCAACCACGTCGCGTCACCATCGGTGGCCGTCCGCAGTTCGGCGCACCAGTCCGCGTCGCAGCCGGCCAACCACGTCGCGTCACCATCGGTGGCCGTCCGCAGTTCGGCGCACCAGTCCGCGTCGCAGCCGGCCAACCACGTCGCGTCACCATCGGTGGCCGTCCGCAGTTCGGCGCACCAGTCCACGCCACAGGCGGCCAGGCAAGCCGCTCCGGGGGCGGGGGGCGTCTGTGGTTCAGCACGCGAGGCCGGCGCGCTCTGGGCGGCGCGATCACCGTCCGCCAGTGCGGTCCGGCTGCTCGGCCGAGCCCTGCCGAGCTGCTGGAGGCACTCCACTCCCCCGCGACGACCACCGATCTGGCCCGCGCTCTGGCCGTGACGCCCAGTGCGGTGTCCCAGCACCTCCGCATCCTGCGCGAGAACGGTCTCGTGACGCGGGAGCGGTCCGGTCGCAGTGTCCTGTATGTGATCACGCCCCTCGGTGAGGCGTTGATCCGAGTCGCGGGTGGGTGAGCGGACCAGCGGTGAGTGCGCGAAGTCGTCATTTCGTACGGCTGCCAGGAACGCATTTCGTGGTGTGAGTTGTCCACAGCTGCCACACGAAAGTCATTCTCGCGGAGAGCAGTCGGGCGATGCGGCGGAGTGTGGGAGCGCCGTCCGCTGGGTGCGCCGGCCGTGCAGAGGGCTTAGCCGGGTTGATCCCACGACCGCGGCAACCACAACGCAGGCCCCGTCACAGGCCACGACAGCCGGCAGAGCGAACCCACGGCAGAGCGAACCCCCGACAACGTGAACCCACAACGAAGCCCACCACAGAGATCTGCGGTGGGCTCAGTCGTGGGTCCAGAAGAAGGCGCCGGGCTCAGTCCAGTGTCGCGTCGTCCAGGGGGGTCGCGTCGGCGCCTGCGTTGCGGAGCTCGTCGCGCACCACGGTGTACGCCAGGCCCTGCGGGTAGCCCTTGCGGGCGAGCGTGCCGAGCAGCCGGCGGGTCGCGGTCTGCTCGTCCAGCGTCGTCATCGAGCGGAGCCGCTTGCGCACCAGCTCACGCGCCCGCTGCTCCTCCGACTCGCGGTCGATCTCGCCCGCAGCCTGGGCGGCCACCTCCGCGTCGACGCCCTTGCGCTTCAGCTCGGCGACCAGCGCGGTGCGCGCCAGGCCCTGGTAGGCGTGGCGCGACCGCACCCACTGCTCGGCGAACGCGGCGTCGTCGATCAGGCCGGCGTCGTCCAGCTTGCCGAGCAGCTGCTCGCGGATCTCGTCGTCGAAACCCTTGCGCCGCAACGCCTGCCGCAGCTCGTCCTTGGTGCGGGCGCGGATGGCCAGGAGGTCGAAACAGACCTCCTTGGCCTTCTTCCACGCCTCGTCCCGGGACAGCTCCTTCGGGTCGAACCTGGGCATCGATCAGAAGTCGACCGGGGCGGGCTCGGCCGCCTCGGCGTCGACCTGCGGCCCGATGCCGAGCTTCTCCTTGATGCGCTTCTCGATCTCGTTGGCGATGTCCGGGTTGTCGCGCAGGAACTTCCGCGCGTTCTCCTTGCCCTGGCCGAGCTGGTCGCCCTCGTACGTGTACCAGGCGCCGGACTTGCGCAGGATGCCCTGGTCGACACCCATGTCGATCAGCGAGCCCTCGCGGGACACGCCGACGCCGTACAGGATGTCGAACTCGGCCTGCTTGAACGGCGGCGCGACCTTGTTCTTCACGACCTTCACCCGGGTGCGGTTGCCGACCGCCTCGCCGCTGTCCTTGAGCGTCTCGATGCGGCGCACGTCGAGCCGGACGGAGGCGTAGAACTTCAGCGCCTTGCCACCGGTGGTGGTCTCCGGCGAGCCGAACATGACGCCGACCTTCTCGCGCAGCTGGTTGATGAAGATCGCGGTGGTGCCGGAGTTGGACAGCGCACCGGTGATCTTCCGCAGCGCCTGGCTCATCAGCCGGGCCTGCAGACCGACGTGCGAGTCACCCATCTCGCCCTCGATCTCGGCGCGCGGCACGAGCGCGGCCACCGAGTCGATGACCAGGATGTCCAGCGCGCCGGAGCGGATCAGCATGTCCGCGATCTCCAGCGCCTGCTCACCGGTGTCCGGCTGGGACACCAGCAGCGCGTCGGTGTCCACCCCGAGCGCCTTGGCGTACTCCGGGTCGAGCGCGTGCTCGGCGTCGATGAACGCGGCGATCCCGCCCGCCTTCTGGGCGTTGGCGACCGCGTGCAGGGCGACCGTCGTCTTACCGGAGGACTCCGGGCCGTAGATCTCGATGACGCGGCCGCGCGGCAGGCCGCCGATGCCGAGTGCGATGTCGAGGGCGATGGCGCCGGTCGGGATCACGCCGATGGGCGGGCGGGTCTCCTCGCCCAGCCGCATGACGGAGCCCTTGCCGTACTGCTTGTCGATCTGGGCCAGGGCGAGCTCGAGCGCCTTGTCCTTGTCGGGTGCTGCTGGCATGGAAATCCACCTCGTCGTCAGAGCCTGTGGGGCTGGTGTTCGAGTTTGTTTTCGCTGTGGCCCGAGACTACGGGCGGGGTCCGACAATTCCGGGCGCCGAGACGAGGCTGTGGATCGTTGACCCCGATGTGGACAACACAATAGCCGAACACGTGTTCGAGGCAAGAGTGACACACCCGAGGGCGCGGATTTTCCGGGAAACGGTCACCGGCGCTCCGGCGGCACGTCGAACTCCGCGCACACCGCCCGCCAGATCTCCTTCGCCGGGGTCCCCTCGGCCAGCGCCTGCTCGACGGTGCGGCCGCCGAGGCCGCTGAAGACGTGGTCCTTCGCCAGGATCTCCGCCCGGCCGGGCCCGAACTCGTCGGCCATCAGCTGGCGGAACACGGTGATGCGCATCGAACCCAGGGTAGCGACCGGCGCGCCGGGTACGGTGTCCGCATGACCTCCGCGCAGGCGATGCCGTCCTGGGGCCCCACCGCGATGGCCGTGGCCTCGGTGGCCGTCCTGGTCGCCGCCATCGTCGTGGCGCTGCGGGCGCTGTGGAACATGCGCAACCGGAAGTAGCTACTCCCCGGGCTGCACGTGCTGCTCGAAGTAGGTGGCCAGGTCGCCGGCCGACAGCGGCGCCTGCCCGGTGCCCGCCTTCTGGTAGACGATCCCGGCCAGCGGCCGGTCGGCGACCGTGAACACCAGCACCGCCGAACTCCGCGCGGACGCCGACGAGTAGCTGCCGTCCAGGCCGTTGCCCTTCCACGCGGCCCGCACCTGGTTGCCGCCGACCGCGCCGAGCAGCCGGTCGGTGTACTCCTTCACCTTCGCCGCGGACACCCCGTGCAGGTAGGTGACCTGCGCCCCGGCCAGCGCGGGCGCCGAACAGGTGGTCAGCACGCCGATGTTCTCGTCCTCCGGCGGGGCGATGTCCCCGGTGCCGGCGCCCGGCGCGCACTGGCCGTCGGCGATCGTGCCGGCCAGCTGGCGCAGGCAGCCGGTGAAGCCGGACGGGTCAACGGCGCCGGGCTGCTGGCACTCGGCCGCGCTGAACGTCGTCGCCGACGAGCTGGACGACGGCCAGAACAGGTAGGTGGCGACCGCGGCCAGCAGCACCACGACGACCGCGGCGACGCCGGTGACCAGCTTCTTCCGGTCCTTCTTCGGCGGCGCGGCC carries:
- a CDS encoding ArsR/SmtB family transcription factor: MARALAVTPSAVSQHLRILRENGLVTRERSGRSVLYVITPLGEALIRVAGG
- a CDS encoding regulatory protein RecX, with the protein product MPRFDPKELSRDEAWKKAKEVCFDLLAIRARTKDELRQALRRKGFDDEIREQLLGKLDDAGLIDDAAFAEQWVRSRHAYQGLARTALVAELKRKGVDAEVAAQAAGEIDRESEEQRARELVRKRLRSMTTLDEQTATRRLLGTLARKGYPQGLAYTVVRDELRNAGADATPLDDATLD
- the recA gene encoding recombinase RecA translates to MPAAPDKDKALELALAQIDKQYGKGSVMRLGEETRPPIGVIPTGAIALDIALGIGGLPRGRVIEIYGPESSGKTTVALHAVANAQKAGGIAAFIDAEHALDPEYAKALGVDTDALLVSQPDTGEQALEIADMLIRSGALDILVIDSVAALVPRAEIEGEMGDSHVGLQARLMSQALRKITGALSNSGTTAIFINQLREKVGVMFGSPETTTGGKALKFYASVRLDVRRIETLKDSGEAVGNRTRVKVVKNKVAPPFKQAEFDILYGVGVSREGSLIDMGVDQGILRKSGAWYTYEGDQLGQGKENARKFLRDNPDIANEIEKRIKEKLGIGPQVDAEAAEPAPVDF
- a CDS encoding DUF3046 domain-containing protein — translated: MRITVFRQLMADEFGPGRAEILAKDHVFSGLGGRTVEQALAEGTPAKEIWRAVCAEFDVPPERR